From the Kitasatospora viridis genome, one window contains:
- the lipB gene encoding lipoyl(octanoyl) transferase LipB yields the protein MGIGSGPVPYQEAWEEQQRLHALRLADEIPDTVLLLEHPPVFTAGKRTKPEDLPLDGTPVVQVNRGGEGTWHGPGQLVGYPIVKLPEPMDVVAYVRRLEEALIRASADLGVATSRIEGRSGVWVLGAELPDARVDPAQVIDIGKLTLRMGLPLGIDPRLAGPEYAPSNAGQRGDDRKLAAIGVRVARGVTMHGFALNCNPDMTWFDRIIPCGIRDAGVGSLSTELGREVTVADTAPVVERRLAEVLAELPEPALSH from the coding sequence ATGGGCATCGGCAGCGGACCCGTGCCCTACCAGGAGGCCTGGGAGGAGCAGCAGCGGCTGCACGCGCTGCGGCTGGCCGACGAGATCCCCGACACCGTGCTGCTGCTGGAGCACCCGCCGGTCTTCACCGCCGGCAAGCGCACCAAGCCGGAGGACCTGCCGCTGGACGGCACCCCGGTGGTGCAGGTCAACCGCGGCGGCGAGGGCACCTGGCACGGCCCCGGCCAGCTGGTCGGCTACCCGATCGTCAAGCTGCCCGAGCCGATGGACGTGGTGGCCTACGTCCGGCGGCTGGAGGAGGCACTGATCCGGGCCAGCGCCGACCTGGGCGTGGCGACCAGCCGGATCGAGGGCCGCAGCGGGGTCTGGGTGCTCGGCGCGGAGCTGCCGGACGCCCGGGTGGACCCGGCGCAGGTGATCGACATCGGCAAGCTGACCCTGCGGATGGGCCTGCCGCTGGGCATCGACCCCCGGCTGGCCGGCCCCGAGTACGCGCCGTCCAACGCCGGCCAGCGCGGCGACGACCGCAAGCTGGCCGCAATCGGCGTGCGGGTCGCGCGCGGCGTGACGATGCACGGCTTCGCGCTGAACTGCAACCCGGACATGACCTGGTTCGACCGGATCATCCCGTGCGGCATCCGGGACGCCGGGGTCGGCTCACTCTCCACCGAGCTGGGCCGCGAGGTCACCGTCGCGGACACCGCCCCGGTGGTGGAACGCCGCCTGGCCGAGGTGCTGGCCGAGCTGCCGGAGCCGGCGCTCAGCCACTGA
- a CDS encoding regulator: MPQQPATDSPAYGPLDPVDQLEPHERHPDHVPHADPAHRGSALPGQRQDAGHHPDGPDGPAADAAGHSEAGRAQNPLLAALIEEAGFSHAGLARRVDQLGLEHGLDLRYDKTSVTRWLRGQQPRGATPALIAEVFTRRLGRRLSAQDIGLDACAPVYAGLEFAETPQEAVDIVASMWRKDTGPQSELRRIAFTPAGLVVPSRDWLIGRADEQVARDGSAGIYVAGPDGPLARVDPGLDHGDRTEPAAARPGQVPRGTPAGRVPSQARRPLVSGTRTVPLPGPGQGGAEERARPARAGLRVGRGDIAAVRAVGDLFRALDNAYGGGHARQALVRYLESEAEPMLRGRYGEQIGRALFGAVADLTRLAGWTSFDIAAHGLAQRYFVQALRLSQAAGDRVLGGYVLITMSQQAVHLGHGREAVQLARVAQQGVGTSAPATIQALLHAAEARGHGVLGDVRSCTTALVRAERSLALARTGDDLPSWARFFDEAQLADDFAHCYRDLQQWRPAVQHAEKSLRLRSAGYARSRVFCRMVLAAARLGLGEVDEACGLATEALRAAGEMRSARSVEYLRDFHRRLAPYRGSPAARAFEEAARQAGVV, encoded by the coding sequence ATGCCCCAACAGCCTGCAACCGACAGTCCGGCCTACGGTCCGCTCGACCCGGTGGACCAGCTGGAGCCGCACGAACGGCACCCTGACCACGTGCCGCACGCCGATCCGGCCCACCGCGGCAGCGCCCTGCCCGGCCAACGCCAGGACGCCGGACACCATCCGGACGGCCCGGACGGCCCGGCGGCCGACGCCGCCGGGCACTCGGAGGCCGGCCGGGCGCAGAACCCGCTGCTGGCCGCGCTGATCGAGGAGGCCGGCTTCTCGCACGCCGGCCTGGCCCGGCGGGTCGACCAGCTCGGCCTGGAGCACGGGCTGGACCTGCGCTACGACAAGACCTCGGTGACCCGCTGGCTGCGCGGTCAGCAGCCGCGCGGCGCCACCCCGGCGTTGATCGCCGAGGTGTTCACCCGCCGGCTGGGCCGCCGGCTCTCCGCCCAGGACATCGGCCTGGACGCCTGCGCCCCGGTCTACGCCGGGCTGGAGTTCGCCGAGACCCCGCAGGAGGCCGTGGACATCGTCGCCAGCATGTGGCGCAAGGACACCGGCCCGCAGTCGGAGCTGCGCCGGATCGCCTTCACCCCGGCCGGCCTGGTGGTGCCCAGCCGCGACTGGCTGATCGGCCGGGCCGACGAGCAGGTGGCCCGGGACGGCTCGGCCGGCATCTACGTGGCCGGCCCGGACGGACCGCTGGCCCGGGTCGACCCGGGGCTGGACCACGGCGACCGCACCGAGCCCGCCGCCGCCCGCCCGGGCCAGGTCCCGCGCGGCACGCCGGCCGGCCGGGTGCCCTCGCAGGCCCGCCGCCCGCTGGTCTCCGGCACCCGGACGGTGCCGCTGCCCGGTCCGGGCCAGGGCGGGGCCGAGGAGCGCGCGCGGCCGGCCCGGGCCGGCCTGCGGGTGGGGCGCGGCGACATCGCGGCGGTGCGCGCGGTCGGCGACCTGTTCCGCGCGCTGGACAACGCCTACGGCGGCGGCCACGCCCGGCAGGCGCTGGTCCGCTACCTGGAGAGCGAGGCCGAGCCGATGCTGCGCGGCCGGTACGGCGAGCAGATCGGCCGGGCGCTGTTCGGCGCGGTCGCCGACCTGACCCGGCTGGCCGGCTGGACCAGCTTCGACATCGCCGCGCACGGCCTGGCCCAGCGCTACTTCGTGCAGGCGCTGCGGCTCTCCCAGGCGGCCGGCGACCGGGTGCTCGGCGGCTACGTGCTGATCACCATGAGCCAGCAGGCGGTGCACCTGGGGCACGGCCGGGAGGCGGTGCAGCTGGCCCGGGTGGCCCAGCAGGGCGTGGGCACCTCCGCGCCGGCCACCATCCAGGCGCTGCTGCACGCGGCGGAGGCGCGCGGGCACGGGGTGCTGGGCGACGTGCGGTCCTGCACCACCGCCCTGGTCCGGGCCGAGCGCTCGCTGGCGCTCGCCCGCACCGGCGACGACCTGCCGTCCTGGGCCCGGTTCTTCGACGAGGCCCAGCTGGCCGACGACTTCGCGCACTGCTACCGCGACCTGCAGCAGTGGCGTCCGGCGGTCCAGCACGCGGAGAAGTCGCTGCGGCTGCGCTCGGCGGGCTACGCCCGCAGCCGGGTGTTCTGCCGGATGGTGCTGGCCGCCGCCCGGCTGGGCCTGGGCGAGGTGGACGAGGCCTGCGGCCTGGCCACCGAGGCGCTGCGGGCGGCCGGCGAGATGCGCTCCGCCCGCAGCGTCGAGTACCTGCGGGACTTCCACCGCCGGCTCGCCCCCTACCGGGGCAGCCCGGCGGCCCGCGCCTTCGAGGAGGCGGCCCGGCAGGCGGGGGTGGTCTGA
- a CDS encoding cation:proton antiporter, translated as MSTASALLDQPETLVLIPAAALAAPLLADRVQRWLAVPSLVFELALGVLIGPDVLGWARTGGLSEVFSQFGLAMLMFMAGYEVEFVRLRGTPLRRALTAWGVSVALALGIGALVNHSALTGVFTGLVLTTTALGTVLPIIRDSGELPTPFGSLVMATGAVGEFGPIIAVALLLSGDSPGRAAVVLLVFGVMAGVALAYARLHRPPWMIRLIRATLRTSGQFAVRGLILVLAAMVAAAVWLDLDMLLGAFTAGIVANLMLSDVSEPTAEVIDAKLEGIGFGFLVPVFFVYSGITFDLKSLLNDPGTLLLVPLFLLLLAAVRGGPAGLLAPPGLSRRDRTALGLYAATALPLIVVITTIEEQDGHLKSSTAAALVGAGMLSVLLFPLLAGRLRGAARPPGARPDEPRVRAESW; from the coding sequence ATGTCCACTGCCTCCGCTCTCCTCGACCAGCCCGAGACCCTGGTGCTGATCCCGGCAGCCGCGCTCGCCGCGCCGCTGCTGGCCGACCGGGTGCAGCGCTGGCTGGCGGTGCCGAGCCTGGTCTTCGAGCTCGCGCTCGGGGTGCTGATCGGACCCGACGTGCTCGGCTGGGCCAGGACCGGCGGCCTCTCCGAGGTGTTCTCCCAGTTCGGCCTGGCCATGCTGATGTTCATGGCCGGCTACGAGGTCGAGTTCGTCCGGCTGCGCGGCACCCCGCTGCGCCGGGCGCTCACCGCCTGGGGGGTCAGCGTGGCGCTGGCGCTCGGGATCGGCGCGCTGGTCAACCACTCGGCGCTGACCGGCGTGTTCACCGGGCTGGTGCTGACCACCACCGCGCTGGGCACCGTGCTGCCGATCATCCGCGACTCCGGCGAACTGCCCACCCCGTTCGGCTCGCTGGTGATGGCCACCGGGGCGGTCGGCGAGTTCGGCCCGATCATCGCGGTGGCGCTGCTGCTCAGCGGCGACTCCCCCGGCAGGGCGGCGGTGGTCCTGCTCGTCTTCGGCGTGATGGCCGGCGTGGCGCTGGCCTACGCCCGGCTGCACCGCCCGCCCTGGATGATCCGGCTGATCCGGGCCACCCTGCGCACCTCGGGCCAGTTCGCGGTGCGCGGGCTGATCCTGGTGCTGGCCGCGATGGTGGCCGCCGCGGTCTGGCTGGACCTGGACATGCTGCTCGGCGCCTTCACCGCCGGGATCGTCGCCAACCTGATGCTCTCCGACGTGTCGGAGCCGACCGCGGAGGTGATCGACGCCAAGCTGGAGGGCATCGGCTTCGGCTTCCTGGTGCCGGTCTTCTTCGTCTACAGCGGCATCACCTTCGACCTGAAGTCCCTGCTGAACGATCCCGGCACGCTGCTGCTGGTGCCGCTCTTCCTGCTGCTGCTGGCCGCCGTCCGGGGCGGGCCGGCCGGACTGCTCGCCCCGCCCGGGCTCTCCCGGCGGGACCGCACCGCACTCGGCCTGTACGCCGCCACCGCGCTGCCGCTGATCGTGGTGATCACCACCATCGAGGAGCAGGACGGCCACCTGAAGTCCTCCACCGCGGCCGCCCTGGTCGGCGCCGGCATGCTCTCCGTGCTGCTCTTCCCGCTGCTCGCCGGCCGGCTGCGCGGTGCGGCCCGCCCGCCCGGCGCGCGACCCGACGAGCCCCGGGTCCGGGCCGAGAGCTGGTGA
- a CDS encoding NAD(P)/FAD-dependent oxidoreductase: MTPNEFTRRIRPEDPDVVVVGAGLAGLAAARALSAAGLHVQVLEATDRIGGRLAGHRLDGYLLDHGGQLLGTGFPGLIRRLDLPDLPLSPLAPGVLVHSGGRRHRVGADRAQGARPPARSPLGSPLEKARLGATLSRLAATPVPKLLARPETTTARALTERGLPGRVVEGFLRPLLTALLSDPALGTSSRIADLALRGYARGRLALPSAGTGEVPARLAAALPPGTVRLDTRVTAVGADGVRTAGHGWIAARAVVLATDARAAAELLPGLRLPDFHPVTTYYHTCADSPLAEPVLLLDGDRTLGPAPISHSLVLSQVHESYAPAGRTLVATTVLGRRAFPGGPAAAEPAVRERLAELYQGSTRDWDFLSVRHLPDAVPAMPPPHNFRRPVRLLAGLYVCGDHRDTSSAQGALVSGRRAAAAVLRDLDVAPAQPRQDQAAA, encoded by the coding sequence GTGACCCCTAACGAATTCACCCGCCGGATCCGACCGGAGGACCCCGACGTGGTCGTGGTCGGCGCCGGACTGGCCGGACTCGCCGCCGCCCGGGCACTCAGCGCCGCGGGGCTGCACGTCCAGGTGCTGGAGGCGACCGACCGGATCGGCGGCCGACTGGCCGGCCACCGGCTGGACGGCTACCTGCTGGACCACGGCGGCCAGTTGCTCGGCACCGGATTCCCCGGCCTGATCCGCCGGCTCGACCTGCCCGACCTGCCGCTCAGCCCGCTGGCCCCCGGCGTGCTGGTGCACAGCGGCGGCCGGCGCCACCGGGTCGGCGCCGACCGCGCCCAGGGCGCCCGGCCGCCCGCCCGGTCACCGCTCGGCAGCCCGCTGGAGAAGGCCCGGCTGGGCGCCACCCTCAGCCGGCTCGCCGCCACCCCGGTGCCCAAGCTGCTGGCCCGGCCGGAGACCACCACCGCCCGCGCGCTGACCGAACGCGGCCTGCCGGGCCGGGTGGTGGAGGGCTTCCTGCGCCCGCTGCTCACCGCGCTGCTCAGCGATCCGGCCCTGGGCACCAGCAGCCGGATCGCCGACCTGGCGCTGCGCGGCTACGCCCGGGGGCGGCTCGCGCTGCCCTCGGCCGGCACCGGCGAGGTGCCCGCGCGCCTGGCCGCCGCGCTGCCGCCCGGCACCGTGCGCCTGGACACCCGGGTGACGGCCGTCGGCGCGGACGGCGTGCGCACCGCCGGGCACGGGTGGATCGCCGCCCGGGCGGTGGTGCTGGCCACCGACGCCCGGGCCGCCGCCGAGCTGCTGCCGGGACTGCGACTGCCGGACTTCCACCCGGTGACCACCTACTACCACACCTGCGCGGACAGCCCGTTGGCCGAGCCGGTGCTGCTGCTGGACGGCGACCGGACCCTGGGGCCGGCGCCGATCTCGCACTCGCTGGTGCTCAGTCAGGTGCACGAGTCCTACGCCCCGGCCGGGCGCACCCTGGTCGCCACCACCGTGCTGGGGCGGCGGGCCTTCCCGGGCGGACCGGCGGCCGCCGAGCCGGCGGTCCGGGAGCGGCTGGCCGAGCTGTACCAGGGCTCGACCCGGGACTGGGACTTCCTGAGCGTGCGTCACCTGCCGGACGCGGTACCGGCGATGCCGCCGCCCCACAACTTCCGCCGCCCGGTGCGGCTGCTGGCCGGCCTCTACGTCTGCGGGGACCACCGGGACACCAGCAGCGCCCAGGGGGCCCTGGTCTCCGGCCGCCGGGCCGCCGCCGCGGTGCTGCGCGACCTCGACGTGGCCCCGGCGCAGCCGCGGCAGGACCAGGCGGCGGCCTGA
- a CDS encoding TIGR01777 family oxidoreductase has translation MRIAVTGSSGLIGSALVRSLLADDHEVVRLVRRHSALGVQPDGSIGVGWNPDRGELDLAGLAGVEAVVHLAGAGVAEHRWTDAYKERIRESRVRGTRTLAEGLTRLDTPPSVLVSASAMGFYGQTGDRVIEESAPAGQDFLAEVCVAWEGAARPAAEAGIRVVHPRTGLVLSAAGGAGGRLFPLFRLGLGGRLGDGGQYWSFISLADELAALRFLIDRPELSGPVNLTAPHPVTNAELTAALGRVLRRPTPFPVPEAVLRLVLGEMAIEVVGSHRVLPAKLLAAGFEFAHPEVEAAVRAAL, from the coding sequence ATGCGCATCGCTGTCACCGGTTCCTCGGGCCTGATCGGCTCCGCCCTGGTCCGTTCGCTGCTCGCCGACGACCACGAAGTGGTGCGGCTGGTGCGCCGTCACAGCGCGCTCGGCGTGCAGCCGGACGGCTCGATCGGGGTGGGCTGGAACCCGGACCGCGGCGAGCTGGACCTGGCGGGGCTGGCCGGCGTCGAGGCGGTGGTGCACCTGGCCGGCGCCGGGGTGGCCGAGCACCGCTGGACGGACGCCTACAAGGAGCGGATCCGGGAGAGCCGGGTGCGCGGCACCCGCACCCTGGCCGAGGGGCTGACCCGGCTGGACACCCCGCCGTCGGTGCTGGTCAGCGCGTCCGCGATGGGCTTCTACGGGCAGACCGGCGACCGGGTGATCGAGGAGTCGGCGCCGGCCGGCCAGGACTTCCTGGCCGAGGTCTGCGTGGCCTGGGAGGGCGCGGCCCGGCCGGCCGCCGAGGCCGGGATCCGGGTGGTGCACCCGCGCACCGGCCTGGTGCTGAGCGCCGCGGGCGGGGCCGGCGGGCGGCTGTTCCCGCTCTTCCGGCTGGGCCTGGGCGGCCGGCTGGGCGACGGCGGGCAGTACTGGAGCTTCATCTCGCTGGCCGACGAGCTGGCCGCGCTGCGCTTCCTGATCGACCGTCCGGAGCTGAGCGGTCCGGTGAACCTGACGGCCCCGCACCCGGTGACCAATGCCGAGCTGACCGCCGCGCTGGGCCGGGTGCTGCGCCGGCCGACGCCGTTCCCGGTGCCGGAGGCGGTGCTGCGGCTGGTGCTGGGCGAGATGGCGATCGAGGTGGTGGGCAGTCACCGGGTGCTGCCGGCCAAGCTGCTGGCGGCCGGCTTCGAGTTCGCCCACCCGGAGGTGGAGGCGGCGGTGCGCGCCGCGCTCTGA
- a CDS encoding DUF2510 domain-containing protein: MTHSTPPGWYPDPQAPGHERFWDGRGWSSGARPLPPTAPPAPAPTGSVVSDASPAYGHPAVPEELVRVEPAGYGYQGHSSFNYPYPAPEQPQLPPQLPPPGPPPLAPPLPPPGRRPGLLAAVLVGTLALVVLAGGLVTVALQGSSSRAPAMGAPAPAASPPVGAAPAPSQPPTAAPTPAPTPTTPLPGTPDTQPPAAGSAVQDQVHGWTVPVPAGWDTAYHDANTTVLLVTGQYPCANQGGCVRGNFSIDARPTAGPDAETVARQTMALYAPQLFGTLDDHQELSSGPTAVAGLAGFAVRWHVTPQQGAQGFLLLVAVPAPSGGFTTMVASADDDPRAPRPGALDDLVAAIQPAGRASLPPNAS, translated from the coding sequence GTGACCCACTCCACTCCACCCGGTTGGTACCCGGACCCGCAGGCCCCCGGGCACGAGCGCTTCTGGGACGGGCGCGGATGGAGCAGCGGGGCCAGGCCACTGCCGCCCACCGCGCCGCCGGCGCCCGCGCCGACCGGCTCGGTGGTCTCGGACGCCTCGCCCGCCTACGGGCACCCGGCGGTGCCGGAGGAACTGGTCAGGGTGGAGCCGGCGGGGTACGGCTACCAGGGGCACTCCTCCTTCAACTACCCCTATCCCGCGCCGGAGCAGCCGCAACTCCCGCCGCAACTCCCGCCCCCGGGACCGCCGCCGCTGGCACCGCCGCTGCCCCCGCCGGGCCGGCGCCCCGGGCTGCTGGCCGCGGTGCTGGTGGGCACGCTGGCGCTGGTGGTGCTGGCCGGCGGGCTCGTCACGGTGGCGCTGCAGGGCTCCTCCTCCCGGGCACCGGCCATGGGCGCCCCCGCGCCGGCGGCCTCCCCGCCGGTCGGCGCCGCGCCCGCGCCCAGCCAGCCGCCCACCGCCGCGCCCACGCCGGCCCCGACGCCCACGACGCCGCTGCCGGGCACCCCGGACACCCAGCCGCCGGCCGCCGGCTCGGCCGTGCAGGACCAGGTGCACGGCTGGACCGTCCCGGTGCCGGCCGGCTGGGACACCGCCTACCACGACGCCAACACGACCGTGCTGCTGGTCACCGGCCAGTACCCGTGCGCCAACCAGGGCGGCTGCGTGCGCGGCAACTTCTCCATCGACGCCCGCCCGACGGCCGGGCCGGACGCGGAGACGGTGGCCCGGCAGACCATGGCGCTCTACGCGCCGCAGCTCTTCGGCACCCTCGACGACCACCAGGAGCTGAGCAGCGGCCCGACGGCGGTGGCCGGCCTGGCCGGTTTCGCGGTGCGCTGGCACGTCACCCCGCAGCAGGGCGCCCAGGGCTTCCTGCTGCTGGTCGCGGTGCCGGCCCCGAGCGGCGGCTTCACCACCATGGTCGCGTCGGCCGACGACGACCCCCGGGCGCCCCGCCCGGGCGCGCTGGACGACCTGGTCGCCGCGATCCAGCCGGCGGGCCGGGCCTCGCTGCCGCCGAACGCCTCGTGA
- a CDS encoding DUF4240 domain-containing protein — protein MYETDFWQIIDEARDAADGDPEEQADLLVERLVQLTPDEVIDFARLFEARFQRAYTRELWGAAHLLLGGASEDTFDYFRCWLIAQGREVFEGAVHQPDDLADLVPDFDEEEDGDAEEIGFAADEAHEQLTGLPLPDLGTAQPREPAGPRFDFDDPGAMAEHYPRLWDLYGR, from the coding sequence ATGTACGAGACCGACTTCTGGCAGATCATCGACGAGGCACGGGACGCCGCGGACGGTGATCCGGAGGAGCAGGCCGACCTGCTGGTGGAGCGCCTGGTCCAGCTGACGCCCGATGAGGTGATCGACTTCGCCCGGCTGTTCGAGGCCCGCTTCCAGCGGGCGTACACCCGGGAGCTCTGGGGCGCCGCCCACCTGCTGCTCGGCGGAGCCTCCGAGGACACCTTCGACTACTTCCGGTGCTGGCTGATCGCGCAGGGCCGGGAGGTCTTCGAGGGCGCGGTGCACCAGCCGGACGACCTGGCCGACCTGGTGCCCGACTTCGACGAGGAGGAGGACGGCGACGCCGAGGAGATCGGCTTCGCCGCCGACGAGGCGCACGAGCAGCTCACCGGCCTGCCGCTGCCGGACCTGGGCACCGCGCAGCCCCGCGAACCCGCCGGCCCCCGCTTCGACTTCGACGACCCGGGCGCGATGGCCGAGCACTACCCGCGGCTCTGGGACCTCTACGGCCGCTGA
- the sucB gene encoding 2-oxoglutarate dehydrogenase, E2 component, dihydrolipoamide succinyltransferase, with protein sequence MAVSVTLPALGESVSEGTVTRWLKAEGDRVEADEPLLEVSTDKVDTEIPAPASGILASIKVAEDETVEVGAELAIIDDGSGAPVAAPAPVVEAAPVAAPAPVAEAPAAPAAPATPAPVAAPVAPAAPAGDATPVLLPALGESVTEGTVTRWLKAEGDTIEVDEPLLEVSTDKVDTEIPSPVAGTLVKILVGEDETAEVGAQLALIGAAGAVAAPAAPAAPAPAPVAAAPAPVAAPAAPAAPAPAPVAAAPAPVAPAAPVAAPAPVAPAAPVAAPAAPVAAAPVADSGDAYVTPLVRKLAAEQGIALSSVAGSGVGGRIRKQDVLAAAEAAKAAAAAAPAPVAAAAPAAAPKAAAAPSPLRGQTVKMTRMRKVIGDNMMKALHEQAQLTSVVEVDITKIMSLRGKAKEGFAAREGVKLSPMPFFVKAAAQALKTNPVVNARINDAEGTITYFDTENIGIAVDSEKGLMTPVIKGAGDLNIAGIAKKTAELAGKVRESKITPDELSGATFTISNTGSRGALFDTVIVPPNQAAILGIGATVKRPVVIESDGGTAIGIRDMTYLSLSYDHRLVDGADAARYLVAVKEILEAGEFEVELGL encoded by the coding sequence ATGGCGGTCTCAGTAACGCTGCCCGCGCTGGGCGAGAGCGTGTCCGAAGGTACCGTCACCCGCTGGCTGAAGGCCGAGGGTGACCGAGTGGAGGCCGACGAGCCGCTGCTTGAGGTGTCGACCGACAAGGTCGACACGGAGATCCCCGCGCCGGCCTCCGGCATCCTCGCCTCGATCAAGGTCGCCGAGGACGAGACCGTCGAGGTCGGCGCCGAGCTGGCGATCATCGACGACGGCTCGGGCGCCCCGGTGGCCGCTCCGGCGCCGGTCGTCGAGGCCGCGCCGGTCGCCGCCCCGGCCCCGGTCGCCGAGGCCCCCGCCGCCCCCGCTGCTCCGGCCACCCCCGCGCCGGTCGCCGCCCCGGTCGCGCCCGCCGCCCCGGCCGGCGACGCCACCCCGGTGCTGCTGCCCGCGCTCGGCGAGTCGGTCACCGAGGGCACCGTCACCCGCTGGCTGAAGGCCGAGGGCGACACCATCGAGGTCGACGAGCCGCTGCTTGAGGTCTCCACCGACAAGGTCGACACCGAGATCCCCTCGCCGGTCGCGGGCACCCTGGTGAAGATCCTGGTCGGCGAGGACGAGACCGCCGAGGTCGGCGCCCAGCTCGCGCTGATCGGCGCCGCCGGTGCCGTCGCCGCCCCGGCTGCTCCGGCCGCTCCCGCCCCCGCGCCGGTCGCCGCCGCTCCGGCCCCGGTTGCCGCGCCCGCCGCCCCGGCTGCCCCGGCCCCCGCGCCGGTCGCCGCCGCGCCGGCTCCGGTTGCTCCGGCCGCCCCGGTCGCCGCCCCGGCCCCGGTGGCGCCCGCCGCCCCGGTCGCCGCGCCGGCTGCTCCGGTCGCCGCCGCGCCGGTCGCCGACTCGGGTGACGCCTACGTGACCCCGCTGGTCCGCAAGCTCGCCGCCGAGCAGGGCATCGCGCTCTCCTCGGTCGCCGGCTCGGGCGTCGGCGGTCGGATCCGCAAGCAGGACGTGCTCGCCGCGGCCGAGGCCGCCAAGGCTGCGGCCGCCGCCGCTCCGGCCCCGGTCGCCGCCGCTGCCCCGGCCGCCGCGCCGAAGGCCGCCGCCGCCCCGTCCCCGCTGCGCGGCCAGACGGTCAAGATGACCCGCATGCGCAAGGTCATCGGCGACAACATGATGAAGGCGCTGCACGAGCAGGCCCAGCTGACCAGCGTGGTCGAGGTGGACATCACCAAGATCATGTCGCTGCGCGGCAAGGCCAAGGAGGGCTTCGCCGCCCGCGAGGGCGTCAAGCTCTCCCCGATGCCGTTCTTCGTCAAGGCCGCGGCCCAGGCGCTGAAGACCAACCCGGTCGTCAACGCCCGGATCAACGACGCCGAGGGCACCATCACCTACTTCGACACCGAGAACATCGGTATCGCGGTGGACTCGGAGAAGGGCCTGATGACCCCGGTCATCAAGGGCGCGGGCGACCTGAACATCGCCGGCATCGCCAAGAAGACCGCCGAGCTGGCCGGCAAGGTGCGCGAGAGCAAGATCACCCCGGACGAGCTGTCCGGCGCCACCTTCACCATCAGCAACACGGGCTCGCGCGGCGCGCTGTTCGACACCGTGATCGTCCCGCCGAACCAGGCCGCGATCCTGGGCATCGGCGCGACCGTCAAGCGCCCGGTGGTCATCGAGTCCGACGGCGGCACCGCCATCGGCATCCGTGACATGACCTACCTCTCGCTCTCCTACGACCACCGCCTGGTGGACGGTGCCGACGCGGCCCGTTACCTGGTCGCCGTCAAGGAGATCCTTGAGGCGGGCGAGTTCGAGGTCGAGCTCGGCCTGTAA
- the lpdA gene encoding dihydrolipoyl dehydrogenase encodes MANDASTVFDVVILGGGSGGYAAALRAAQLGLSVALVEKGELGGTCLHRGCIPTKALLHAAEIADETREAAEFGVLATFQGIDINGVHKYKDDVVSGLYKGLQGLVASRKVTFIQGEGRLSSPTSVDVDGQRVEGRHIVLATGSVPKSLPGLTIDGDRVISSDHALKLDRIPKSAVILGGGVIGVEFASVWKSFGVDVTIVEALPHLVPLEDENSSKLLERAFRKRGIKFELKARFSGVEYTETGVRVSTENGKQIDADLLLVAIGRGPVSQGLGYEEAGVAMDRGYVLVDEYMRTNVPTVSAVGDLVPTLQLAHVGFAEGILVAERLAGLKAVPIDYDGVPRVTYSNPEVASVGISEAKAVELYGKEKVVTVKYNLAGNGKSKILKTAGEIKLVQVKDGAVVGVHMVGARMGEQVGEAQLIYNWEALPAEVAQLIHAHPTQSEALGEAHLALAGKPLHAHD; translated from the coding sequence GTGGCGAACGACGCCAGCACCGTTTTCGACGTAGTCATCCTCGGAGGCGGAAGCGGCGGTTACGCCGCGGCGCTCCGTGCCGCTCAGCTGGGCCTGAGCGTGGCCCTGGTCGAGAAGGGCGAGCTGGGCGGTACCTGCCTGCACCGGGGTTGCATCCCCACCAAGGCGCTGCTGCACGCCGCCGAGATCGCCGACGAGACTCGCGAGGCCGCCGAGTTCGGCGTGCTGGCGACCTTCCAGGGCATCGACATCAACGGCGTCCACAAGTACAAGGACGACGTGGTCAGCGGCCTGTACAAGGGCCTGCAGGGCCTGGTCGCCTCCCGCAAGGTCACCTTCATCCAGGGCGAGGGCCGCCTCTCCTCGCCGACCTCGGTGGACGTCGACGGCCAGCGGGTCGAGGGCCGCCACATCGTGCTGGCCACCGGCTCGGTGCCGAAGTCGCTCCCCGGCCTGACCATCGACGGCGACCGGGTGATCTCCTCGGACCACGCCCTCAAGCTCGACCGGATCCCGAAGTCGGCCGTCATCCTCGGCGGCGGCGTGATCGGCGTCGAGTTCGCCTCCGTCTGGAAGTCCTTCGGCGTCGACGTCACCATCGTCGAGGCGCTGCCGCACCTGGTGCCGCTGGAGGACGAGAACTCCTCCAAGCTGCTGGAGCGCGCCTTCCGCAAGCGGGGCATCAAGTTCGAGCTCAAGGCCCGCTTCTCGGGTGTCGAGTACACCGAGACCGGTGTCCGGGTCTCCACCGAGAACGGCAAGCAGATCGACGCCGACCTGCTGCTGGTCGCGATCGGCCGCGGCCCGGTCTCGCAGGGCCTGGGCTACGAGGAGGCCGGGGTCGCGATGGACCGCGGCTACGTCCTGGTCGACGAGTACATGCGCACCAACGTGCCCACCGTCTCCGCGGTCGGCGACCTGGTCCCGACCCTGCAGCTGGCCCACGTGGGCTTCGCCGAGGGCATCCTGGTCGCCGAGCGGCTGGCCGGCCTGAAGGCCGTGCCGATCGACTACGACGGCGTGCCGCGGGTCACCTACTCCAACCCCGAGGTCGCCTCGGTGGGCATCAGCGAGGCCAAGGCGGTCGAGCTGTACGGCAAGGAGAAGGTCGTCACCGTCAAGTACAACCTGGCCGGCAACGGCAAGAGCAAGATCCTCAAGACCGCCGGTGAGATCAAGCTGGTCCAGGTCAAGGACGGTGCCGTGGTCGGCGTCCACATGGTCGGCGCCCGGATGGGTGAGCAGGTCGGCGAGGCCCAGCTCATCTACAACTGGGAGGCGCTGCCCGCCGAGGTCGCGCAGCTGATCCACGCGCACCCGACGCAGTCCGAGGCGCTCGGCGAGGCGCACCTGGCGCTGGCCGGCAAGCCGCTGCACGCGCACGACTGA